From the genome of candidate division KSB1 bacterium:
GGCAAAATCGAACAAGGCCCACAAAAAACTCACGAACATGCCCTTGTCGGAATTGTGGGCCAGTGTGTGATTGAGAGACTGCATCAACTTTTCAGGGCGGGAGAGATATTTGAGCCCGGTGAGGAAGGCGCTCTTGGTGATGGCCATCAACAGGCCGGCGGCAACGTTGTGTCCGGCCACATCACCGATGGCGACTGCCAGCCGCTGATCGGGAAGTTCCACCACTTCGAAATAATCGCCGCCGACCTCCTGCGCCGGGAGGGTCCTGCCGAAAAGCCGGCACCCCGGCGGGCTTTTTTCCACCACGGGCAAAAGCTGCGATTGAATCCTTTGTGCCAGCTTGATCTCGGTTTCAATGCGGGATTTTTCCGTGAACACCGCGCGCGCCACCCGGCCATAGCATTTGATGCCGGCGACAATCGCGACGAAACCGATGCCGAAGAGAAGAGAGTTTTTTGCCTCCGGCAGCATGTGTTTCGGTGTTGCCGAGATCCCGATCATCGCGCCCAACACCGCGGAGACCAGAGAAATCGCAAGGGTCAGCCGGCTGTAATACCGGCGCCAATGTGGATGGAAGATGATAACCGTGTCGGACAACATCAGCAAAAAAATGACGGGATAAACGACCGCCGGAAGCCCCGCCGGCAGAATGCCGCTCAGAAACCGGTCAAACGCGAGAAAGAGCAGGATGATGATGCTCAGATAGAACAAGGTCAGCGAGCATGCCGCCTGCCAGCGGATGCGCAGCGGCAGTTGCTCGAACATCTCGTACTCTTCGAGACTAAGATTGATCAGGCGCTGAAAAAGGGTTTTGGTCATCTGCACAAACTGCCGAAGATGTTCGGGTAAACTGCAGACGAAGCGACGGACCCGCCGGCCGGCAGGTCCATCCCGGCCGGTTTCTTTTCATTATCATGCCACGACTTCCGCACGGGCGGGCGTTGCCAGCGGCTGCCTGTCGTGGGCCGGCCCGACCCGGATTTTGGTGAAACGTGCCAACAGCGTGTAAACCACCGGCACCAGCACCAGCGTGAGAAATGTTGAGAGCAGCATGCCGCCCACCACTGCAATGCCCAGCGGCCGCCGGGATTCCGCGCCGGCGCCCAGGCCAATGGCGATGGGCAGAATGCCGAAGATGGTCGCGAACGAGGTCATGAGAATCGGCCGCAAGCGGATGGTGGCCGCATCGGCAACCGCATCGAACAAGCGCTCGCCCCGCTCCTGCAATTGGTTGGCAAATTCCACGATCAGAATGGCGTTTTTGGTCACCAATCCGATCAGCATGATCAGACCGATCTGCGAGTAAATATTGAGGCTCTGTCCGAAGAAATACAGCGCGGCCAGCGCACCCGCCACCGCCAGCGGCACCGAGAGCAGGATCGTGAGCGGGTGAATGAAACTTTCGAATTGCGCCGCCAGCACCAGATAGATGAACACCACCGCGAAGGCGAAGAGAAAATAGAGCGCGCTGCTGGATTCGCGGAACTCGCGCGACTGGCCGGTCAAGTCGCGCTTGATGGTGGGCGGCAGGCTGGTGTCGGCGATGCGGTCGAGATCATTCAAGGCCTGACCCAGGCTCACGCCCGGCACCATGCTGGCGGTGATCGTCGCCGAGCGCACGCGATTGAAGTGATTCAACTCTTTCGGCGCCACGGTTTCCTTCACAGTCACGACATTTGCGAGCTGCACCAGGCCGTTGGCGCCGCGCAGGTAGATGCCCTCGATGGTGTTGGGCGTGGCGCGGTCCGCGGGTTTGAGCTGCACGATGACATCATACTGTTTGCCGCCGCGCTTGAAGTCGGTGACCACGCGGCCGCCCAGGAAGGTTTCAAGCGTGCTGCCGATGTCCGTCACCGAAACGCCGAGCAGCGCCGCGCGCTCGCGATCGATGGTGATCTCGAGCTGCGGTTTGTTCAGGCGCAAATCACTGTCGAGATTGATGAGATAGCCGAGTTGCGAGGCCTGCGCCATCATGAGGGCGACTGCGCTCTGCAGTTCCTCGTAGGTGTCGGCCTGCAGCACATAGGCCACCGGCGTGAAATTGAAATCCGCGCCCAGGCTCGGCGGGTTCAACACAAACGCGAGCACACCCGGAATCGAAAAGAGCTGCGGGAAAAGTTCCTGCACGATTTGTTGCTGCGATTTCTGCCGCTCACTCGCCGGCTTCAGGTTCAGGAAGATGAAGCCATTGGTGACGCGGCCAGGCCCGGCAAAGCCCACGCCGGTGGCGGTGAACACGCCGTTGGTTTCGGGCCGGCTGAGCATGATCTGTTCGATCTGCCGCACGTAGCGGTCGGTGTAATCGAGCGTGGCGCCTTCGGGCGCGATGACGATGCCGAAGCCGACGCCGCGGTCCTCGGTCGGCACGAGTTCACTGGGCAGCAGCTTGAACAGCGCCACGCTGATCGCGATCATCACCACGGCCACACTCACCACCAGCACGCGATGCCGCAGCGCGCCATGCACGATGCGATGGCAGGTGCGCTCCAGCCAATCGAAGAAGGCGTCAAACGAGCGCGCCGCCCAGCTCGAGCCGGTGTGGTGCAGCGGTTTCAGCATGCGCGAGCTCATCATTGGCGTCAGGGTCAGGGCGACGAAGCCGGAGATCAGCACCGCCACCGCCACCGTCACGCCGAACTCATTGAACAGGCGGCCGATGTTGCCGGTGAGAAAGGCGAGTGGCACGAACACGGCCACCAGCGCGATCGTCGTGGCCAGCACCGCAAAGCCGATTTCTTTGGCGCCGTCGCGCGCAGCCTGCAGGCGGGATTTGCCCATTTCCATGTGGCGGTAGATGTTTTCGAGCATGATAATGGCATCATCCACCACCAGACCGATGGCGAGCACCAGCGCCAGCAGCGTGAGGATGTTGATGGTGTAGCCGAGAAAATATCCCACCGCAAACGTGCCGATGATGGAAATCGGGATGGCGAACGTGGGGATGAGCGTGGCGCGGAAACTTTTGAGAAAGGCAATGATCACCAGCACCACCAGGCCGAAAGCGATGAGCAGCGTTTCCGCCACTTCGTTGATGGAGTCCTGAATGAAGGTTGCCGAATTGTAGGCGACTTCCAGTTGCATGCCCTGGGGCAGCGTCTTTTGCAGTTCCGGCAGTGCGTCGATCACGGTTTGCGCCACTTGCAGGGTGCTGGCGCGCGTTTGTTTCACCACGCCCAGCCCGGTGGTGGGCTTGCCGTTCCACCGCACCGCGGTGCGTTCGTCCTGCGCGCCCAGTGCCACCTCCGCCACGTCACCCAGGCGCACAAGCTCATCGCCGCTTTGCTTGACGATGATAGCGGCAAATTCCTCCGGCGTGACCAAATCGCCGCGGGTGCGCACGGTGAATTCACGGTTTTCGCCCTCCACGCGGCCCGCCGGAATTTCCGCGTTTTCGCGGCGGATGGCATTTTCGACATCCTGCGGCGTGAGGCCGCGCGCCGCCATGCGTTGCGAATCCAGCCACACGCGCATGGCATAGCGCCGCTCGCCGCCCATGAAGATCGAACCCACGCCCGGCAAACGCAACAGCCGCTCTTTCAGAATGCGCTCGGCCGCGTCGGTCAATTCCAGGTTGTTGTGGCGGTCGCTGATCAACGCCAGCCACATGATCGGCTGCGCGTTGACGTCGATTTTTTGGATGATGGGATCATCGGCCTCGCGCGGCAGCAGGCCGCGCACACTCGCCACGCGGTCACGCACGTCGTTGGCGGCCTGATCGACGTCGCGATCCAGCTCAAAGGTGATGGTGATCGCCGAGCCCTGCTCCTGGCTGGAAGAGGTGATCGTCTTCACGCCCTCGATGGTGGAAAGCTGCTCCTCCAGAATGTCGGTGATCTCGGTTTCGACCACGTTGGGGCTGGCGCCGCGATAGAAGGTGGTGACCGAAACCACGGGCGGATCGATGTCGGGATATTCGCGCACCGGCAACTGCGTGAAGGACACCACGCCGAAGATGATGATCACCAGACTCATCACCGTGGCGAGCACCGGGCGCTGTATTGAAATTTCACTGAGCTTCATGATGGTCTCCGCAAAGAATACGCCATGGCAGCGCGGACCTCTTGTCTGTCTTCGTCCACTTGCAGTCTGGCTGTCTGCGCCAGCGGCATCGCCTCTGTCAGTGCTGTTGTTGTGGGGCGGGCGGCATCGGCAGGACTTTGGCGCCCGGGAAGAGTTTTTGATGTCCGGCGCGCACGACCCGGGCGCCCGTCGTCAGGCCGTTGATGATTTCGACATTCTCACGCTGGCGTGTGCCCAGCTCCACCGGCATTCTCGCCACCGTGCTGTCGGGCTGGATGAGGTAAACCAACGCCTGGTTTCCTTCCACGAAAACCGCCTCACTCGGGATGACCAGCGCGTCGGGCCGCTCATTGAGCACCACCGTCACATTGGCGGACATGCCGGGACGAAATTTGCCGCCGGGATTGTCGAGCCGCGCCACAATCCGGACCCGGCGCGTGGACTCATCGACTATGGGCTCGATAACATCCACCCGGCCGGTCAATTCATAGCCCGGATAGGCTGTGGTGGAGACTTTCAGCTCCGCGCCGCGCTGCAAGCTGCCGTAGTAGCGTTCGGGCGCGGAGAAGGTGACGCGCAGCCGGTCGATCTGCGCCAACTCAGTGATCGGTGCGCCTGCGCGCAGAAACGTGCCGGGGCTGACGCGGCGCGCGCCGGTAATCCCCGCGAACGGTGCCACGATGCGCGTCTTTTGCAATCGTGCGCGAATCAAGGCCAGTTCCGCTTCCGCCACTTTGAGCGCGGCCGCGGCATCGTCCAGGCTCTGTGCCGTGCCCAGGCCCTCCTCGGTGATGGTTTTGATGCGCTCGAAGGTCACCCTGCGCTGTTCGAGAATCGCCTGCGCGCGCTCTTCTTCCGCACGCATTTGCGCATCATCGAGCTGCGCAATCAAACCGCCTTTCGCGATGGCTTGGCCCTCCCGAAAAGGCAGGCTGATCACGGTCGCGTCGATTTCGGAGACGATCGTGACGGCATTCTCTGCCGCGATGGTGCCCACGGCTTCGAAGGGGTCGATGACCGCACTCTGCGCCACCGTGGCGACTTCCACCGGCATGGGCGGCATTTGAAAACCGCCGCGCGGCCCCTGTCGCGTTGCGCAGGCAGCCAGCATGAGCGACAAAACACCAAGGCCGGCGAGGCGAAATCTCGAGCGTGCCTGTCGCTGCTTGCATGAGGTAAGCATGTGGTAACGATCCTTTCCCGGAAGTATGACGGCATTTTGTGGCGATTATGGTGACAATGGCCGTGGCAGTGATTCTTGCATGCAGTGACGATAGCATTTTATTCGCACAAGGCCAAACTGTTTTCGTTGAAACATCATCGCGGGTTGCACGCGGGCACAAGATGCAGCATCACGGCCAAATCCCGCCCGCGGGGCAGGGGCCGGGATTGGTTTTGTCAACCCGGCGTTTCACCGGCTCCACTTCCCACGACGATCCCACGCCGCGTTCGAGCCGGTTGTCTGCCTCGCGTCTTTCGCAGCGATCCCGCCGGACATTTTCGGACACGATGTTCCGGATCGTAAGCCAACCATCCGGCCGCCGACCAGGCCCGCGCTGCCCGCCGGGTGAAACGCAAACAATGGCAGCCGCAGGATAAGGCAGGTGTGGAAATGAGGCGTGGGGGGAAGTGCGCCTTGGGTCCCGTCATTTTCAGGCTTCCTTGCCGGCCTTGACCGCTGCTGACAGAGACTGGTTCAT
Proteins encoded in this window:
- a CDS encoding SpoIIE family protein phosphatase; translated protein: MTKTLFQRLINLSLEEYEMFEQLPLRIRWQAACSLTLFYLSIIILLFLAFDRFLSGILPAGLPAVVYPVIFLLMLSDTVIIFHPHWRRYYSRLTLAISLVSAVLGAMIGISATPKHMLPEAKNSLLFGIGFVAIVAGIKCYGRVARAVFTEKSRIETEIKLAQRIQSQLLPVVEKSPPGCRLFGRTLPAQEVGGDYFEVVELPDQRLAVAIGDVAGHNVAAGLLMAITKSAFLTGLKYLSRPEKLMQSLNHTLAHNSDKGMFVSFLWALFDFAKCTVTLVHAGHLPLLHWQSRSRQVCEHTTSGVALGLTPNASFQAKAITFEQEDLFLFYTDGVTETANAVGGGIRPATIGGADETARPCRFCQGTL
- a CDS encoding efflux RND transporter permease subunit, whose protein sequence is MKLSEISIQRPVLATVMSLVIIIFGVVSFTQLPVREYPDIDPPVVSVTTFYRGASPNVVETEITDILEEQLSTIEGVKTITSSSQEQGSAITITFELDRDVDQAANDVRDRVASVRGLLPREADDPIIQKIDVNAQPIMWLALISDRHNNLELTDAAERILKERLLRLPGVGSIFMGGERRYAMRVWLDSQRMAARGLTPQDVENAIRRENAEIPAGRVEGENREFTVRTRGDLVTPEEFAAIIVKQSGDELVRLGDVAEVALGAQDERTAVRWNGKPTTGLGVVKQTRASTLQVAQTVIDALPELQKTLPQGMQLEVAYNSATFIQDSINEVAETLLIAFGLVVLVIIAFLKSFRATLIPTFAIPISIIGTFAVGYFLGYTINILTLLALVLAIGLVVDDAIIMLENIYRHMEMGKSRLQAARDGAKEIGFAVLATTIALVAVFVPLAFLTGNIGRLFNEFGVTVAVAVLISGFVALTLTPMMSSRMLKPLHHTGSSWAARSFDAFFDWLERTCHRIVHGALRHRVLVVSVAVVMIAISVALFKLLPSELVPTEDRGVGFGIVIAPEGATLDYTDRYVRQIEQIMLSRPETNGVFTATGVGFAGPGRVTNGFIFLNLKPASERQKSQQQIVQELFPQLFSIPGVLAFVLNPPSLGADFNFTPVAYVLQADTYEELQSAVALMMAQASQLGYLINLDSDLRLNKPQLEITIDRERAALLGVSVTDIGSTLETFLGGRVVTDFKRGGKQYDVIVQLKPADRATPNTIEGIYLRGANGLVQLANVVTVKETVAPKELNHFNRVRSATITASMVPGVSLGQALNDLDRIADTSLPPTIKRDLTGQSREFRESSSALYFLFAFAVVFIYLVLAAQFESFIHPLTILLSVPLAVAGALAALYFFGQSLNIYSQIGLIMLIGLVTKNAILIVEFANQLQERGERLFDAVADAATIRLRPILMTSFATIFGILPIAIGLGAGAESRRPLGIAVVGGMLLSTFLTLVLVPVVYTLLARFTKIRVGPAHDRQPLATPARAEVVA
- a CDS encoding efflux RND transporter periplasmic adaptor subunit; translation: MLTSCKQRQARSRFRLAGLGVLSLMLAACATRQGPRGGFQMPPMPVEVATVAQSAVIDPFEAVGTIAAENAVTIVSEIDATVISLPFREGQAIAKGGLIAQLDDAQMRAEEERAQAILEQRRVTFERIKTITEEGLGTAQSLDDAAAALKVAEAELALIRARLQKTRIVAPFAGITGARRVSPGTFLRAGAPITELAQIDRLRVTFSAPERYYGSLQRGAELKVSTTAYPGYELTGRVDVIEPIVDESTRRVRIVARLDNPGGKFRPGMSANVTVVLNERPDALVIPSEAVFVEGNQALVYLIQPDSTVARMPVELGTRQRENVEIINGLTTGARVVRAGHQKLFPGAKVLPMPPAPQQQH